Within Halarchaeum grantii, the genomic segment AGGCGCGCGGCGAGGCGGCCGCCCTTGAGTTCGGAGAGGTGTTTGCGGACGGCGTTCAGTTCGTCGATGGTCGCGCCGCTCGCGAGCAGGGCGTCCGTCGTCGCGCGGAGGTCGGCGAGCGTGAGGTCACCGGCGGGCGCGGCGAGGAGCGCGCTCGCGCCCCCCGTTATCGCGGCGAGGACGAGCGTCGAGTCGTCGAGACCGTCGGCCTCGTCGAGGAGGCGGCGCGTGGCGTCGACACCGCGTTCGCTCGGCGTGGGGTGGTCCCCGCGCACCACCGCGACGCGCTCGGTCTCGGCGGGGTCGTCGGTGACGACGATGCCGCCGTCGAGGCGCTCGCCGAGGACGCCTTCGAGCGCGGCGGCGACCTGCGAGGCGGCGTTCCCGCCGCCGAGCACCACGACCGACTCGTAGTCGGTGAGGTCGAACGTCGCGTCGCCGATACGGAGCGTCTCGCCCGCAAGGGAGACGGCGTCACGGATGACGCTCTCGGGGTGCGCGGCGTCGATGCCGGCGGTGGCGCACTCGCGAGCGAGCGCGCGTCGGTCGCGTGCGGCGTCGGCGTCGTCGGAGGTCCCGGACGTCATCTCAGGCGAGTTTGTAGAGCAGGTCGACGACGCGGTCCCGGATTCGGTCGGGGGCGTAGCGCGCGAGGAGCATCGCGCGCGCCGCCGGGCCGACGGGGTAGCGCGGGTCGGGGTCGGTCGTGCTCGCGGCCTCGAGGACGACGGCGGCGACGTCCTCGGGCTGGCTGGACGCGAAGCCGCCGGAGACGGCGTCGAAGTCCTCGAAGAAGCGATAGACGCGGTCGTAGGCGCCGGAGGCCTCGACGGGTTCGAGCTCGTCGGCGGCGCGCGCGGAGAACGCCGTCTCGACGGGACCGGGTTCGACGAGCGCGACGTCGATGCCGTGCGGTTTCAGCTCACCGCGGAGCGCGTCGCTCAGGCCCTCGAGCGCGAACTTCGAGGCCGAGTAGATGCCCATGCCGGGCGTGCTGACGCGCCCGGAGACACTGGAGAGGTTGATTATCGTCCCCTCACCGCGCTCGCGCATGTGCGGGAGGGCGGCGCGGATCAGCCGATGCGGCCCGTAGACGTTCACGTCGAACTGCTTGTTCAGTCGGCGCGTCGTCACGTCCTCGACGGCGCCCATCTGTCCGTAGCCCGCGTTGTTCACGAGGCAGTCGAGGCGGCCCTCTACCGTGAGGAGTTCCTCGACGACGTCGCGACACTGCGCGGGCCGCGTCACGTCGAGTTCGGCAGTCGTACAGCCGGCCTCGCGGAGCTCCCGGAGGTCCGATTCGTCGCGCGCGGTCGCCCACACCGACCACTCCGCGTCGAGGAACGCCTCGGCGGTCGCGTGGCCGATACCCGAGGACGCGCCCGTGATGAGAACCGTCTCACTCGTCATACTCGAAGGCGTCGCGCGGCGCCGAGTTAAGGATGGCCGTTTCGCGGACCCGCGTTCAGCGCTCGCCGCGCGCCCGCTCGCCGACGAGCGCGTCCGCGTGCCGCGTGGGCTCCGGGAGTTTGTAGCCCGCGCAGGTCGCGGCGACGAACTCGACGGTCGTCTCGGCGCCCACGCGGTGGCCGGGGCTGACGACGAGCGGGTTGACGTGGCGCCGCTCGGGGGTGTCGTACTGCTTCGACTGGTAGTAGTGGCCGATGGTCGTCCCGTTCGCGCAGGTCTCCACCTCGTCGTCGGCCTCGATGGCGACGCGCTCGCCCGCCGCGAGATGCCGGTCCTCGACGTCCTCAACGGGTGTCCCGCAGAGGAGGTTCTTCGCGACGCCGACGGCGGGCGCGTCGAAGAGGACGCCGACGTGCGTCGCGAGGCCGGCCTCCCGGTAGTGGATGCGCCCGCTCCCGTCGAGAACGAGGAGGTCGGGGTCGACGGCGAGCGACTGGAGCGCGTCGACGATGGCGCTCCCCTCGCGGAACGCGAGGAGGCCGGGGATGTAGGGGATTTCGAGGTCGGCGGCGCCGTACGCGCGCTCGACGACGGCTCCGTCCCGGATTGCGACGGCCGCCGAGACGGCGTCGTCCTCGCGGAAGGCCTGGTCGACGCCGACGACGACGGGACCGTCACCGTCGAGCGTCGCCTGCGCGTCGTCGGCGGCGTTGATGGAGTCGGCGAGCGCGAGCGCCGACGGGTCGAGGCCGTGGTCGTCGTCGAAGACGGCGGTCTCGGCGATGTCGCGCTGCATCGCCTCCATCTCGGCGGCGGAGAGCGACGGGTCCGGGAGGAACTCGGGGGCGGAGAGCTCCATCTAGAACGGCCCCCGGCCGCCGCCGGGACCGCGCCGGCCGCCGCCGAGCTGGAGCTGGTTCGGCCCGCGACCGCCCCGGGACTTCAGGTAGGCGCCGTAGAGGAGGCCGACACCGAGGCCGGCGAGGTGCGCGACCTGGGCGACGCCGCCGCTCCCCGGCCCGAAGAAGCCGGTGACGAAGAGCGAGTAGGTGGCGAAGCCGAGCGTGAGAACCCAGAGCGGCATCGGGATGACGAAGTAGAGGTAGACCCGAAGGCCGGGGTTGAGCACGGTGAGGACGCCCATGACGGCCATGATCGCGCCGCTCGCGCCGTAGACGGCCGCGACGTCGCCGAGCGCGGCCGCGGTGAGCACCTGTGCGAGGCCGGCGAGGACGCCCGCGCCGACGAAGAGCACGGCGAACTTCGCGGAGCCCATGCGGCGCTCGACCGGCGGCCCGAAGAAGTAGAGCGCGATGCCGTTGAACAGGAGGTGGCCGAAGCCGCCGTGCGCGAAGATGGAGACGAACCACGGGTAGACGTGCGTGAGATTGTACGTGTTCAGCGTGAAGAGGTCGACCCACGGGCCCGAGTTCACCGCGACGCCGAAGAGGGGCGCGACGATGTACTGGGCGAGCGCCGTCAGCGCCATCAGCCCGAGGAAGACGTAGGTCGCGTTCCCGCGGAGATACCCCAGCGGCCCGCCGGTCGCGCTCAC encodes:
- a CDS encoding SDR family oxidoreductase, with amino-acid sequence MTSETVLITGASSGIGHATAEAFLDAEWSVWATARDESDLRELREAGCTTAELDVTRPAQCRDVVEELLTVEGRLDCLVNNAGYGQMGAVEDVTTRRLNKQFDVNVYGPHRLIRAALPHMRERGEGTIINLSSVSGRVSTPGMGIYSASKFALEGLSDALRGELKPHGIDVALVEPGPVETAFSARAADELEPVEASGAYDRVYRFFEDFDAVSGGFASSQPEDVAAVVLEAASTTDPDPRYPVGPAARAMLLARYAPDRIRDRVVDLLYKLA
- a CDS encoding rhomboid family intramembrane serine protease; amino-acid sequence: MATCDRCGTQVGMPYRCRFCGGSYCEEHRLPESHDCPGLEEWNDPSGVFGEYEEEERSRVDRAVDAVSATGGPLGYLRGNATYVFLGLMALTALAQYIVAPLFGVAVNSGPWVDLFTLNTYNLTHVYPWFVSIFAHGGFGHLLFNGIALYFFGPPVERRMGSAKFAVLFVGAGVLAGLAQVLTAAALGDVAAVYGASGAIMAVMGVLTVLNPGLRVYLYFVIPMPLWVLTLGFATYSLFVTGFFGPGSGGVAQVAHLAGLGVGLLYGAYLKSRGGRGPNQLQLGGGRRGPGGGRGPF
- a CDS encoding endonuclease V: MELSAPEFLPDPSLSAAEMEAMQRDIAETAVFDDDHGLDPSALALADSINAADDAQATLDGDGPVVVGVDQAFREDDAVSAAVAIRDGAVVERAYGAADLEIPYIPGLLAFREGSAIVDALQSLAVDPDLLVLDGSGRIHYREAGLATHVGVLFDAPAVGVAKNLLCGTPVEDVEDRHLAAGERVAIEADDEVETCANGTTIGHYYQSKQYDTPERRHVNPLVVSPGHRVGAETTVEFVAATCAGYKLPEPTRHADALVGERARGER